The Haloplanus sp. CK5-1 genome contains a region encoding:
- a CDS encoding phosphoglycolate phosphatase yields the protein MVPPLVLDIDGTLTTPTGGIDPRAFEAVPAWDAPVVLATGKAFPYPVALCHFLAIPERVVAENGGVVYADDEVTVTADGDRVREAARAFVDRGGDLGWGAADTVNRWRETEVAISLDADEALLRDVAADFDLEVVDTGYAYHLKTPAVEKGAGLRSVAETLGLDPEAFVAVGDSENDVSTFEAAGRSFAVANADDRARAAADHVTQGTHMDGTLEALAACR from the coding sequence ATGGTTCCACCGCTCGTCCTCGACATCGACGGGACGCTCACGACGCCGACCGGCGGGATCGACCCGCGCGCCTTCGAGGCCGTGCCGGCGTGGGACGCGCCGGTCGTCTTAGCGACGGGCAAGGCCTTCCCCTACCCGGTCGCGCTCTGTCACTTCCTCGCGATTCCGGAACGCGTGGTCGCGGAGAACGGCGGCGTCGTCTACGCCGACGACGAGGTGACGGTGACGGCGGACGGCGACCGGGTCCGCGAGGCCGCGCGGGCCTTCGTCGACCGCGGCGGCGACTTGGGGTGGGGCGCGGCCGATACGGTCAACCGCTGGCGCGAGACGGAGGTGGCGATCAGCCTCGACGCCGACGAAGCGCTCCTCCGTGACGTCGCAGCCGACTTCGACCTCGAGGTGGTCGATACGGGCTACGCCTACCACCTCAAGACCCCCGCCGTCGAGAAGGGAGCGGGCCTCCGGTCGGTCGCCGAGACGCTCGGCCTCGACCCCGAGGCGTTCGTCGCCGTCGGCGACAGCGAGAACGACGTGTCGACGTTCGAGGCCGCGGGGCGTTCCTTCGCCGTCGCGAACGCCGACGACCGGGCGCGCGCCGCCGCCGACCACGTCACCCAGGGAACACACATGGACGGGACGCTGGAGGCCCTCGCGGCGTGTCGGTAG
- a CDS encoding AbrB/MazE/SpoVT family DNA-binding domain-containing protein codes for MVSSTYDPKVVRVSRKGQATIPKRLREKFGIETPGEVFVYEERGRILIEPVPSPDELHGIHAAEHERGDVLERVRDLKEAEKRREAERVDRFRPSEDE; via the coding sequence ATGGTTAGTAGCACCTACGATCCCAAAGTAGTACGCGTTTCCCGGAAGGGTCAGGCCACGATCCCGAAGCGGTTACGGGAGAAGTTCGGTATCGAGACGCCGGGCGAGGTGTTCGTCTACGAGGAGCGGGGGCGAATCCTCATCGAACCGGTGCCGTCCCCCGACGAACTGCACGGAATCCACGCCGCCGAACACGAACGCGGCGACGTGTTGGAGCGGGTTCGCGATCTGAAAGAGGCCGAAAAACGACGGGAAGCGGAGCGTGTCGACCGGTTCCGTCCGTCCGAGGACGAATGA
- a CDS encoding PIN domain-containing protein: MSGGYVFDTEAIIAFLYNEPGHETVASLLDDVFVGACEGVLTETNASEVFYLVARFEGVDDTPTDTSFREADRDIRALERQGLRIESADWRLAAEVKSDGSISLADAYAVALAHEREATLVAGADDDFDELPLDVDLRRFRADGA, from the coding sequence ATGAGCGGGGGGTACGTCTTCGACACGGAGGCGATCATCGCATTTCTCTACAACGAACCGGGGCATGAAACCGTGGCCTCCCTCCTCGATGACGTCTTCGTCGGTGCGTGTGAGGGGGTTCTCACCGAAACGAATGCGAGCGAGGTGTTCTATCTCGTCGCCCGGTTCGAGGGAGTAGACGATACGCCGACGGACACTTCGTTTCGGGAAGCCGACCGAGATATCCGGGCACTCGAACGGCAGGGGTTGCGTATCGAATCGGCCGATTGGCGACTAGCGGCCGAGGTCAAGAGCGACGGCAGCATCTCTCTCGCCGATGCGTACGCTGTGGCGCTCGCTCACGAGCGTGAGGCGACCCTCGTCGCCGGCGCGGACGACGACTTCGACGAACTACCGCTCGATGTCGACCTGCGGCGGTTTCGGGCGGACGGCGCGTGA
- a CDS encoding DUF368 domain-containing protein, with the protein MRRLHPIVVVYLKGICMGAADAVPGVSGGTIALVVGVYERLIGAITAVTPGRIRRVLAAPLPGRWADAREAFREVDGLFLGALGGGIVTAVVVATRVLHIALGSDPVATFGFFFGLIAASAVVLSSEVSLDTPGRVGAAVGGFLLAFVAGGQAAAALPSTTPVVVAVGAVAISAMVLPGISGSLILVILGQYEFLVDRLTAFVDALLGLAVGGSVTAVVDPGRTVVAFVAGAVVGLFTVAHAVRWALERYRAATLSFLVSLVVGGLRAPVVEAGRDLSVGWTADAALAFALAAVVGAVAVLGLERYTGGLATDTDTDA; encoded by the coding sequence ATGCGACGCCTCCACCCCATCGTCGTCGTCTACCTGAAGGGGATCTGCATGGGGGCAGCCGACGCGGTGCCGGGCGTCTCGGGCGGCACCATCGCGCTCGTCGTCGGCGTCTACGAGCGACTGATCGGTGCGATCACCGCGGTCACGCCGGGGCGGATCCGACGCGTCCTCGCCGCGCCCCTACCGGGCCGGTGGGCCGACGCCCGCGAGGCGTTCCGCGAGGTCGACGGCCTCTTTCTCGGCGCACTCGGCGGCGGCATCGTCACCGCCGTCGTCGTGGCGACGCGGGTCCTCCACATCGCCCTCGGGTCCGACCCTGTCGCAACCTTCGGCTTCTTTTTCGGATTGATCGCCGCGTCTGCGGTCGTCCTCTCCTCGGAGGTCAGCCTCGATACGCCGGGCCGGGTTGGTGCGGCGGTCGGCGGGTTCCTCCTCGCCTTCGTCGCCGGCGGACAGGCCGCCGCGGCGCTCCCCTCGACGACGCCCGTCGTCGTCGCCGTCGGTGCCGTCGCCATCAGCGCCATGGTCCTGCCCGGCATCTCGGGGTCGCTCATCCTCGTCATCCTCGGGCAGTACGAGTTCCTCGTCGACCGACTGACGGCCTTCGTCGACGCGCTTCTCGGTCTCGCGGTGGGCGGGAGCGTGACGGCGGTGGTCGACCCCGGTCGGACCGTCGTCGCGTTCGTCGCCGGGGCGGTCGTCGGCCTGTTCACCGTCGCCCACGCCGTCCGCTGGGCGCTGGAGCGGTACCGCGCCGCGACGCTCTCCTTCCTCGTGAGCCTCGTCGTCGGCGGGTTGCGCGCGCCGGTCGTCGAGGCCGGGCGGGACCTGTCGGTCGGGTGGACCGCCGACGCGGCGCTCGCCTTCGCGCTCGCGGCTGTCGTCGGGGCCGTCGCCGTCCTCGGATTGGAGCGGTACACCGGCGGGTTGGCAACGGACACCGACACGGACGCCTAG
- the cutA gene encoding divalent-cation tolerance protein CutA: MATDPVTAYVTAPQEDAATLARRLVDERLAACVNVVPCESVYRWDDAVHEDEESILLAKTVEKRYDDLRAAVVEWHPHDVPCIERFDAADAHDPFAAWCVSAVEAGGDAETGST, translated from the coding sequence ATGGCCACCGACCCGGTAACCGCCTACGTCACCGCACCACAGGAGGACGCTGCGACCCTCGCCCGGCGACTGGTCGACGAGCGACTGGCGGCCTGCGTCAACGTCGTGCCCTGCGAGTCCGTCTACCGCTGGGACGACGCGGTCCACGAGGACGAGGAGTCGATCCTGCTGGCCAAGACGGTAGAGAAGCGGTACGACGACCTGCGGGCGGCGGTCGTCGAGTGGCACCCACACGACGTGCCCTGTATCGAGCGGTTCGACGCGGCGGACGCTCACGACCCGTTCGCGGCGTGGTGCGTGTCGGCGGTCGAGGCGGGTGGCGACGCCGAAACCGGGAGCACGTGA
- a CDS encoding HEWD family protein: MDITIRKPTERECEACGRREVWNDATGTWRVAVANDDRRVGNVYCIHEWDINGTFVPIESDGVDADA; encoded by the coding sequence ATGGACATCACCATCCGGAAACCGACCGAGCGGGAGTGCGAGGCGTGTGGCCGACGGGAGGTGTGGAACGACGCGACTGGGACGTGGCGCGTCGCCGTCGCAAACGACGACCGGCGCGTCGGGAACGTGTACTGCATCCACGAGTGGGATATCAACGGCACGTTCGTCCCCATCGAGTCCGACGGCGTCGACGCCGACGCGTGA
- a CDS encoding class I SAM-dependent methyltransferase — MGFHTFETDRADELEDAAERYRFCSREELHALVGPHDGMTLADVGSGTGFYTDALAPHAGAVYAVDVQSAMHDRYREKGVPDSVELVEAGAGDLPFDAGALDAVVSTMTFHEFADPDALTEVARVLRPGGRLVTVDWDRDGAGAAGPPRAETYSLGDAVSLQTDAGFAVERAETRPETYVTVARLD, encoded by the coding sequence ATGGGCTTTCACACGTTCGAAACCGACCGGGCCGACGAACTCGAGGACGCGGCCGAGCGGTATCGCTTCTGCTCGCGCGAGGAACTCCACGCCCTCGTCGGCCCCCACGACGGCATGACGCTCGCGGACGTCGGGAGCGGGACCGGCTTCTACACCGACGCCCTCGCCCCCCACGCCGGGGCGGTGTACGCCGTCGACGTCCAGTCGGCGATGCACGACCGCTACCGCGAGAAGGGCGTCCCCGACTCGGTCGAACTCGTCGAGGCCGGGGCCGGCGACCTCCCGTTCGACGCCGGCGCCCTCGACGCCGTCGTCTCCACGATGACGTTCCACGAGTTCGCCGACCCCGACGCGCTGACCGAGGTGGCGCGGGTTCTCCGCCCCGGCGGCCGCCTCGTCACGGTCGACTGGGACCGCGACGGCGCGGGCGCCGCCGGACCGCCGCGGGCGGAGACCTACTCTCTCGGCGACGCCGTCTCGCTCCAGACCGACGCCGGCTTCGCGGTCGAACGCGCCGAGACGCGCCCCGAGACGTACGTCACGGTCGCCCGCCTCGACTAG
- a CDS encoding FAD-dependent oxidoreductase, with protein MDTTVLVVGGGATGVGVARDLALRGVDTTLVERGALAAGTTGRSHGVLHSGARYAESDPDDAAECLAENRILREIASGCIEETGGYFLGLDGDDPAYFDRKRAACEDLGMAVETLDGDELRDRVPEANPAVERALAVPDGVVSPARLVVANAAAARAAGATVHTHAPVESIAVEDGGVGRVAVGGRLDATVEADLVVNATGAWAGACAALAGVDVPMAPTSGVMVAVDGGDGPDAVLNRCRPPADGDIVVPRAGEAVLGTTSVAVDDPDDVEASAAEVDRVVAECAAMWPGGAEAAVWRTYWGVRPLYAPEKRGDGRSISRGFAVLDHAADGVEGFVTAVGGKLTTYRKMAEATADLVCDRLGVSAPCRTAERPLPGTDDPERLDALVDEFGVDAPADGPADGADGR; from the coding sequence ATGGATACGACGGTCCTCGTCGTCGGCGGTGGTGCGACCGGCGTCGGCGTCGCCCGCGACCTGGCGCTCCGGGGCGTCGACACCACGCTCGTCGAGCGGGGGGCGCTCGCCGCCGGGACGACCGGGCGCTCACACGGCGTCCTCCACAGCGGCGCGCGGTACGCCGAGTCCGACCCCGACGACGCCGCCGAGTGTCTGGCCGAGAACCGGATTCTACGCGAGATAGCGTCCGGGTGTATCGAGGAGACGGGCGGCTACTTCCTCGGCCTCGACGGCGACGACCCCGCGTACTTCGATCGAAAGCGGGCGGCGTGTGAAGACCTCGGCATGGCGGTCGAGACGCTCGACGGCGACGAACTCCGGGACCGGGTTCCCGAGGCGAACCCGGCCGTCGAGCGCGCCCTCGCGGTCCCCGACGGGGTGGTGTCGCCGGCGCGCTTGGTCGTGGCGAACGCCGCCGCCGCCCGTGCGGCCGGGGCGACGGTCCACACCCACGCGCCGGTCGAGTCGATAGCGGTCGAGGACGGCGGAGTCGGCCGCGTCGCCGTCGGCGGCCGCCTCGACGCCACCGTCGAGGCCGACCTAGTGGTGAACGCGACGGGAGCGTGGGCGGGGGCGTGTGCCGCCCTCGCCGGCGTCGACGTGCCGATGGCGCCCACCAGTGGGGTGATGGTCGCCGTCGACGGCGGGGACGGCCCGGACGCCGTACTGAACCGGTGTCGGCCGCCCGCGGACGGCGACATCGTCGTCCCGCGGGCCGGTGAGGCGGTGCTCGGCACCACGAGCGTCGCCGTCGACGACCCCGACGACGTCGAGGCGTCGGCCGCGGAGGTCGACCGGGTCGTCGCCGAGTGTGCGGCGATGTGGCCGGGGGGCGCCGAGGCGGCGGTGTGGCGGACCTACTGGGGCGTCCGACCCCTGTACGCGCCCGAAAAGCGGGGCGACGGGCGGAGCATCTCGCGTGGCTTCGCCGTCCTCGACCACGCTGCGGACGGCGTCGAGGGGTTCGTCACCGCCGTCGGCGGCAAACTCACCACCTACCGGAAGATGGCCGAGGCGACGGCGGATCTGGTCTGTGACCGCCTCGGCGTCTCTGCCCCGTGCCGAACGGCGGAGCGGCCGCTCCCCGGAACGGACGATCCGGAGCGACTCGACGCCCTCGTCGACGAGTTCGGGGTGGACGCACCCGCAGACGGCCCGGCGGACGGTGCGGACGGTCGGTAA
- the aglM gene encoding UDP-glucose 6-dehydrogenase AglM — MKLGIVGSGYVGTTVAACFADLGHEVMNVDVDESIVRRLNEGDAPISEPGLGDLLSQYAGSSLFATTDYGDLVDFGPDVIFLALPTPSNDDGSIDTAVVEAGAESLGGVLGDIEDYPTVVVKSTVVPGTTEDVIGPTLELESGGRIGVDFGLATNPEFLREGSAVDDFTSPDKVVFGADDDRALDALESVYAPLLEKSDVSVVRTGLREAEMIKYANNAFLAAKVSLVNDIGNICKEYGVDAYEVAEAIGLDDRIGEQFLRSGVGFGGSCFPKDVNAIVAAAREEGYDPALLQAAIDVNDRQPQRMLDLLDSHVDVSGERVAVLGLAFKPGTDDVRNSRAIPIIEGLQERGASVVAYDPNEGAAAAIRERFPDVEVLASPSPTLSGAVATLVVTDWPAFADLDLEFDLMSGDVVIDGRRIVERRDGITYEGLTW; from the coding sequence ATGAAACTGGGTATCGTCGGTAGCGGCTACGTCGGGACGACGGTCGCGGCCTGTTTCGCCGACCTCGGCCACGAGGTCATGAACGTCGACGTGGACGAGTCGATCGTCCGACGGCTGAACGAGGGGGACGCGCCGATCTCCGAACCGGGGCTCGGCGACTTGCTCTCGCAGTACGCCGGGTCGTCGCTCTTCGCGACGACCGACTACGGGGACCTCGTCGACTTCGGTCCCGACGTGATCTTTCTCGCGCTCCCGACCCCGTCGAACGACGACGGGAGCATCGACACCGCGGTCGTCGAGGCCGGCGCCGAATCGCTCGGGGGGGTCCTCGGCGACATCGAGGACTACCCGACCGTCGTCGTCAAGAGTACGGTCGTCCCGGGGACGACCGAGGACGTGATCGGGCCGACGCTCGAACTCGAATCCGGCGGGCGGATCGGCGTCGACTTCGGCCTCGCGACCAACCCCGAGTTCCTGCGCGAGGGGAGCGCCGTCGACGACTTCACGAGTCCCGATAAGGTCGTCTTCGGGGCCGACGACGACCGAGCGCTCGACGCACTGGAGTCGGTGTACGCACCGCTCCTCGAGAAGTCCGACGTCTCGGTCGTCCGGACCGGGCTCCGCGAGGCGGAGATGATCAAATACGCCAACAACGCCTTCCTCGCCGCGAAGGTCAGCCTCGTCAACGACATCGGGAACATCTGCAAGGAGTACGGCGTCGACGCCTACGAGGTGGCGGAGGCCATCGGCCTCGACGACCGGATCGGCGAGCAGTTCCTCCGGAGCGGCGTGGGATTTGGTGGGAGTTGCTTCCCGAAAGACGTCAACGCCATCGTCGCCGCCGCCCGAGAGGAGGGGTACGACCCTGCGCTCCTGCAGGCGGCAATCGACGTGAACGACCGCCAACCCCAGCGGATGTTGGACCTCCTCGATAGCCACGTCGACGTCTCCGGCGAACGCGTCGCCGTCCTCGGCCTCGCGTTCAAACCCGGGACCGACGACGTGCGCAACTCGCGGGCGATCCCGATCATCGAGGGCCTCCAAGAGCGGGGCGCGTCGGTCGTCGCCTACGACCCGAACGAGGGCGCGGCCGCGGCCATCCGCGAGCGGTTCCCGGACGTGGAGGTGCTCGCCTCGCCGTCGCCGACCCTCTCGGGAGCCGTCGCGACGCTCGTCGTCACGGACTGGCCGGCCTTTGCCGACCTCGATCTGGAGTTCGATCTGATGTCCGGCGACGTCGTGATCGACGGCCGGCGGATCGTCGAGCGACGCGACGGGATCACGTACGAAGGGTTGACGTGGTGA
- the ileS gene encoding isoleucine--tRNA ligase codes for MDDADDVSDQYTPEDVESSVNAYWEENDAYEAAKEAHADDPTFFFVDGPPYTSGQMHLGTAWNKTLKDAIIRYKRMSGYDVTDRPGYDMHGLPIEVKVEEELGFDSKKDIEEYGMEAFIEECKSFAERNREKMDEDFRSIGAWMDWDDPYRTVSPEYMEATWWAFKRVHENGLVERGKRAINQCPRCETAIADNEVEYHEIESPSIYVRFPLREREGSLVIWTTTPWTIPANEFVAVDAEMTYQAVDAERDGETDRLYIAEPCVEDVLRRGRYEEYEVVEELDGSDLVGWTYDHPLAEEVPDHANGEGTGQVYAADYVEADRTGLVHSAPGHGEVDFERGQELGLEIFSPVAGDGTFTDEAGRYAGQFVRDANDDIVEDLDAKGLLLAADSHTHRYGQCWRCDTDIVYLATDQWFITVTDVKDELLSNIDDSDWHPEWARDSRFRNFVEDAPDWNVSRQRYWGIPLPVWVPEDDPDPSADDILVIGTREELAERADGEVDPETIDLHRPSVDPITITEDGTTYERVPDVFDVWIDSSVATWGTLDYPSDESRFEDLWPADLIVEAHDQTRGWFWSQLGMGTAALDEIPYEEVVMHGFANDSDGRKMSKSLGNIVTPEEAIDRYGRDPLRAYLLSHDQHGTDLSFEWEGLEETQSTLNIFWNVFRFPLQYMALDDYDPAEADLSDGELTVVDEWVLARLQTVEAEVADAWDDYAVHDALNAVLDFLTEDVSRFYVKAIRERMWEERDSASKRGAYATLATVLDETIRLLAPVTPYLAEEMYQTLDGDATTVHQLSSPTADDAWHDPGLERDVAVLRAVEEAAANARQQGGRKLRWPVTRVTVETDDEGVADAVRSLRDLLGERVNARSVEVTDAFDELIERAEPRMSVIGPEFGGDAQEVMAAVEGERRSELAADEGEHPYTTTVDGDRVGLTEEMVDFRAEPPEGVSSADFDVELDGDRTGGSVYVDTSLTDDIEAEGYARDVVRRIQEMRKRLDLDVEESIRTRIDVDDDRVAGFVDDRRDLIAEETRTAEFDADADDLIEEWDVEGVAVTIGIERLEAEQRAA; via the coding sequence ATGGACGACGCCGACGACGTCAGCGACCAGTACACTCCCGAGGACGTCGAGTCCTCGGTGAACGCGTACTGGGAGGAAAACGACGCCTACGAGGCAGCTAAGGAGGCCCACGCGGACGACCCGACCTTCTTCTTCGTCGACGGGCCGCCGTACACGAGCGGCCAGATGCATCTCGGGACGGCCTGGAACAAGACGCTGAAGGACGCGATCATCCGCTACAAGCGGATGTCGGGCTACGACGTGACCGACCGCCCGGGCTACGACATGCACGGCCTCCCCATCGAGGTGAAAGTCGAGGAGGAACTCGGCTTCGACTCCAAGAAGGACATCGAGGAGTACGGGATGGAGGCGTTCATCGAGGAGTGCAAATCCTTCGCGGAGCGCAATCGCGAGAAGATGGACGAGGACTTTCGCTCCATCGGCGCGTGGATGGACTGGGACGACCCGTACCGCACCGTCTCCCCGGAGTACATGGAGGCGACGTGGTGGGCGTTCAAGCGCGTCCACGAGAACGGCCTCGTCGAACGGGGCAAGCGCGCGATCAACCAGTGTCCCCGGTGTGAGACCGCCATCGCCGACAACGAGGTGGAGTACCACGAGATCGAGTCGCCGTCGATCTACGTGCGGTTTCCTCTGCGCGAGCGCGAGGGGTCGCTCGTCATCTGGACGACGACGCCGTGGACCATCCCCGCCAACGAGTTCGTCGCAGTCGACGCCGAGATGACCTACCAGGCCGTCGACGCCGAACGCGACGGCGAGACCGACCGCCTCTATATCGCCGAACCCTGCGTCGAGGACGTGCTCCGCCGTGGCCGGTACGAGGAGTACGAGGTCGTCGAGGAACTCGACGGCTCGGACCTCGTCGGATGGACCTACGACCACCCGCTCGCCGAGGAAGTCCCCGACCACGCAAACGGCGAGGGGACAGGGCAGGTGTACGCCGCCGACTACGTCGAGGCCGACCGCACGGGGTTGGTCCACTCCGCGCCCGGCCACGGCGAGGTGGACTTCGAACGCGGCCAGGAACTCGGGCTCGAGATATTCTCGCCCGTCGCCGGCGACGGTACCTTCACCGACGAGGCCGGGCGGTACGCGGGGCAGTTCGTCCGCGACGCCAACGACGACATCGTCGAGGACCTCGACGCCAAGGGACTGTTGCTCGCCGCCGACAGCCATACCCACCGGTACGGGCAGTGCTGGCGGTGCGACACCGACATCGTCTACCTCGCGACCGACCAGTGGTTCATCACCGTCACCGACGTGAAAGACGAACTGCTTTCGAACATCGACGACAGCGACTGGCACCCCGAGTGGGCCCGGGACAGTAGATTCAGAAACTTCGTCGAGGACGCCCCGGACTGGAACGTCTCCCGCCAGCGCTACTGGGGCATTCCCCTCCCGGTCTGGGTGCCCGAGGACGACCCGGATCCGAGTGCCGACGACATCCTCGTGATCGGGACGCGGGAGGAACTCGCCGAGCGTGCGGACGGCGAGGTCGACCCCGAGACGATCGACCTCCACCGCCCGAGCGTCGACCCCATCACGATCACCGAGGACGGGACCACCTACGAGCGCGTCCCCGACGTCTTCGACGTCTGGATCGACTCCTCGGTGGCGACGTGGGGCACCCTCGACTACCCGAGCGACGAGTCGCGGTTCGAGGACCTCTGGCCCGCCGATCTCATCGTCGAGGCCCACGACCAAACCCGCGGCTGGTTCTGGTCGCAGTTGGGAATGGGCACCGCCGCCCTCGACGAGATACCCTACGAGGAGGTCGTCATGCACGGCTTCGCCAACGACAGCGACGGCCGGAAGATGTCGAAGTCGCTGGGCAACATCGTCACGCCGGAGGAGGCCATCGACCGCTACGGGCGCGACCCGCTCCGGGCCTATCTCCTCAGTCACGATCAACACGGGACCGATCTCTCCTTCGAGTGGGAGGGGTTGGAGGAGACCCAGTCGACGCTCAACATCTTCTGGAACGTCTTCCGGTTCCCGCTGCAGTACATGGCACTCGACGACTACGACCCGGCCGAGGCCGACCTCTCGGACGGCGAACTGACCGTCGTCGACGAGTGGGTGCTCGCCCGGCTTCAGACCGTCGAGGCCGAGGTGGCCGACGCGTGGGACGACTACGCCGTCCACGACGCCCTGAACGCCGTCCTTGACTTCCTGACCGAGGACGTCTCCCGATTCTACGTCAAGGCGATCCGCGAACGGATGTGGGAGGAGCGCGATTCGGCGTCGAAACGCGGCGCCTACGCGACGCTTGCGACCGTCTTAGACGAGACGATCCGTCTGCTCGCGCCCGTCACGCCCTACCTCGCCGAGGAGATGTACCAGACCCTCGACGGCGACGCGACGACCGTCCACCAACTGTCCTCCCCGACCGCCGACGACGCGTGGCACGACCCCGGCTTGGAGCGCGACGTGGCCGTCCTGCGAGCGGTCGAGGAGGCGGCGGCCAACGCCCGCCAACAGGGCGGGCGCAAACTCCGGTGGCCGGTCACGCGCGTGACCGTCGAGACGGACGACGAGGGCGTCGCGGACGCCGTCCGATCGCTCCGCGACCTGCTCGGCGAACGGGTCAACGCCCGGTCGGTCGAGGTGACCGACGCCTTCGACGAACTGATCGAGCGTGCCGAGCCACGGATGAGCGTCATCGGCCCGGAGTTCGGCGGCGACGCCCAAGAGGTGATGGCGGCCGTCGAGGGCGAACGCCGGAGCGAACTGGCGGCCGACGAGGGTGAGCATCCCTACACCACGACCGTCGACGGTGACCGGGTCGGCCTCACCGAGGAGATGGTCGACTTCCGCGCCGAACCGCCCGAGGGCGTTTCGAGCGCCGACTTCGACGTCGAACTCGACGGCGACCGGACCGGCGGGAGCGTCTACGTCGACACGTCGCTGACCGACGACATCGAGGCCGAGGGGTACGCCCGGGACGTGGTCCGGCGGATCCAGGAGATGCGCAAGCGCCTCGACCTCGACGTCGAGGAGTCGATCCGCACCCGGATCGATGTCGACGACGACCGGGTCGCCGGCTTCGTCGACGACCGGCGCGACCTGATCGCGGAAGAGACCCGGACCGCGGAGTTCGACGCCGACGCCGACGACCTGATCGAGGAGTGGGACGTCGAGGGCGTCGCCGTCACCATCGGCATCGAACGGTTAGAGGCCGAACAGCGGGCGGCCTGA